Proteins encoded within one genomic window of Nonomuraea gerenzanensis:
- a CDS encoding RNA polymerase sigma factor, with protein MSQSLTDQRQRAELIAELYDLHAAGLFAYCADQLGDLGSASDVLVAVLSGVPATTPPRAALYAFARREIHRRDVVYAPPAVDPLIDPATALVERSLRELRPHQREVLVLCAVCGLSKQELAWVLDVAPDTAEELAVGAGHRFRQALGTALASTGVRVPKPVADIYGALGVAPLRDVLGRLPWPLPPGALRIHFAGSRTATPAPLFVKPRWPSPPVWPQPLAEADPATSTVIFPAELLSPPSPSHTPVHEATTAPMPKLRDPMTPPRDVLDPGPPLRDPLGSARPLREAPPYAGDRWVAGPASGLPRERPFFMAAPDPMAAEPFATGDVILPKDAPDPYMTGDVLLHDGPAQPLPPPRDPAAERRRAPLLEPRPAPQEFRRPPAAPARLPSRAEEPVRGPAAPLFKPRTKPAKPSKAAEPVYRLPQPREDGAEQAGSLGRPLARPLTKPLEKPLDRPRQDDPAPRKESSSVLAPRPVRARPAPKRRPETGRPQKVRRRKDRHYDWVWEVVGFLLCVAIAMIVFFSMPVFVDP; from the coding sequence GTGTCTCAGTCGCTCACCGATCAGCGCCAGCGCGCAGAACTGATCGCAGAGCTCTACGACCTCCATGCCGCCGGGCTGTTCGCGTACTGCGCCGACCAGCTCGGTGACCTCGGCTCGGCCTCCGACGTCCTGGTGGCCGTGCTCAGCGGCGTCCCCGCCACCACGCCGCCCCGCGCCGCGCTCTACGCGTTCGCCCGCCGCGAGATCCACCGGCGCGACGTCGTCTACGCCCCGCCCGCCGTGGACCCGCTCATCGACCCGGCCACCGCGCTCGTCGAGCGCTCCCTGCGCGAGCTGCGCCCGCACCAGCGCGAGGTGCTCGTGCTGTGCGCGGTGTGCGGGCTGAGCAAGCAGGAGCTCGCCTGGGTGCTCGACGTCGCGCCCGACACCGCCGAGGAGCTGGCGGTGGGGGCGGGACACCGCTTCAGGCAGGCGCTGGGCACGGCGCTGGCCTCCACCGGCGTCCGCGTGCCCAAGCCGGTGGCCGACATCTACGGCGCGCTCGGGGTCGCGCCGCTGCGTGACGTGCTCGGCCGCCTGCCGTGGCCGCTGCCGCCGGGAGCGCTGCGGATCCACTTCGCCGGCTCCCGTACGGCGACGCCCGCGCCGCTGTTCGTCAAGCCCCGCTGGCCGAGCCCGCCCGTCTGGCCGCAGCCTCTGGCCGAGGCCGATCCGGCCACCAGCACAGTGATCTTCCCGGCGGAGCTGCTCTCGCCGCCGTCGCCGTCGCACACGCCCGTGCACGAGGCGACCACGGCGCCGATGCCCAAGCTGCGCGACCCGATGACGCCGCCGAGGGACGTCCTGGACCCGGGGCCGCCGTTGCGGGATCCGCTGGGGTCGGCGCGGCCCCTGCGGGAGGCCCCGCCGTACGCCGGGGACCGGTGGGTCGCCGGGCCGGCGTCCGGGCTGCCCCGGGAGCGCCCGTTCTTCATGGCCGCCCCCGACCCCATGGCCGCCGAGCCGTTCGCGACGGGTGACGTGATCCTGCCCAAGGACGCGCCGGACCCGTACATGACCGGCGACGTGCTCCTGCACGACGGCCCCGCCCAGCCGCTCCCGCCGCCCCGCGACCCCGCCGCCGAGCGCCGGCGGGCGCCGCTGCTGGAGCCGCGACCGGCGCCGCAGGAGTTCCGCCGGCCGCCGGCCGCGCCCGCGCGCCTGCCGTCCCGCGCGGAGGAGCCGGTACGCGGCCCGGCGGCCCCGCTGTTCAAGCCGCGTACCAAGCCCGCCAAGCCGTCCAAGGCGGCCGAGCCGGTGTACCGGCTGCCGCAACCGCGCGAGGACGGCGCGGAGCAGGCGGGCTCGCTCGGCCGGCCGCTGGCGAGGCCGCTGACGAAGCCTCTTGAGAAACCGCTGGACAGGCCCCGGCAGGACGACCCCGCACCGCGCAAGGAGAGCTCCTCCGTCCTGGCGCCCCGGCCCGTGCGGGCCAGGCCCGCCCCCAAGCGGCGCCCGGAGACCGGACGCCCCCAGAAGGTGCGCCGCCGCAAGGACCGGCACTACGACTGGGTGTGGGAGGTCGTCGGGTTCCTGCTCTGCGTGGCGATCGCGATGATCGTGTTCTTCTCCATGCCGGTCTTCGTCGACCCGTGA